A region of Egibacteraceae bacterium DNA encodes the following proteins:
- a CDS encoding CPBP family intramembrane glutamic endopeptidase, which produces MRVLLRLWRRGSKRCRQQLGNGECFAAPRSKGGKAAVLALHVAPGIVAALLLRHARMPLMRLLGLSSSTVQIVVIMTGAIMLAALTGGTFLLARHWDGLRVRAAMRCLGLTSFDPVALVMAVAAWGVLVVFPFDGIRELIAVGVGKVPWLALPPWHFQAYAAFEQIPRPAAAFALVANIMGEELWFRGYLQNKLSFLGSSTWVWAGLLFTAYHVFQAPISYPNFAGALALSGLYALRRDLWACVLLHTLLQAPV; this is translated from the coding sequence ATGCGTGTCCTTCTGCGTCTCTGGCGTCGCGGGTCCAAGCGGTGCCGGCAACAGCTCGGCAACGGCGAGTGCTTCGCCGCGCCCAGATCGAAGGGGGGCAAGGCCGCCGTTCTCGCGTTGCACGTCGCGCCAGGGATTGTCGCGGCGCTTCTGTTGCGCCACGCCCGAATGCCGTTGATGCGCCTGCTTGGGCTGAGCAGCTCGACGGTGCAGATCGTTGTCATCATGACCGGCGCGATCATGCTCGCTGCCCTGACTGGTGGGACGTTTCTTCTCGCCCGGCACTGGGATGGGTTGCGGGTGCGGGCGGCGATGCGCTGCCTCGGTCTGACGAGCTTCGATCCCGTCGCGCTGGTCATGGCAGTGGCGGCCTGGGGCGTGCTCGTGGTGTTTCCCTTCGACGGGATACGCGAGCTCATCGCGGTTGGGGTGGGTAAGGTCCCCTGGCTCGCCCTTCCGCCTTGGCACTTCCAGGCCTACGCCGCGTTTGAGCAGATCCCACGACCCGCCGCCGCCTTTGCGCTGGTCGCGAACATCATGGGCGAGGAGCTGTGGTTTCGCGGTTATCTGCAGAACAAGCTGTCGTTTCTCGGTTCGTCGACGTGGGTGTGGGCCGGGCTGTTGTTCACTGCCTACCACGTCTTCCAGGCGCCGATCAGTTATCCGAACTTCGCCGGCGCTCTGGCACTATCCGGGCTGTACGCGCTGCGCAGGGACTTGTGGGCGTGTGTGCTCCTGCACACCCTCCTGCAAGCGCCGGTGTGA